A single Pochonia chlamydosporia 170 chromosome Unknown PCv3seq00011, whole genome shotgun sequence DNA region contains:
- a CDS encoding carboxylesterase family protein (similar to Metarhizium robertsii ARSEF 23 XP_007816819.2), whose amino-acid sequence MNATRFGFACHQFAYRGIFSGPIAPSVPESEDCLSLNIYVPKRRRGERKKLPVFIWSYGGGFGMGSGSAPLYNPTDFVAENKDIIMVSWNYRTTIFGFPNSPALTAQNLGVRDQRLALEWLRDNIASFGGDPKRMVLGGQSAGAISAHAMTYAYPQDPIVSALILQSGTVEQLGTKREGQDFEFVRVAQAVGCASQDRKQELECMRMVDADKLQHAISNKTLNEIGSPHGGMPMADDVVMFTPEDARRRSEAGKFARLPTLIGTMLNEADSTIPEWDPVKGVDRELSDTLTMQVFECNVALEAGFRAQHKVPVWRYSYRGVFPEVTPYPWARAYHAAETGVLFGTYDLVKTNPAANTNSTTKEASKFLQHMFGTFVRDPIHGLADKYRMPLFRPNTSSLIELFNENKPTFSLGMEQNLATCWYMTKTTSEKTT is encoded by the exons ATGAACGCAACCCGCTTTGGTTTTGCGTGCCACCAGTTCGCATACAGGGGCATCTTCAGTGGCCCCATTGCACCCAGCGTCCCAGAGTCGGAGGACTGCCTGAGCCTCAATATCTACGTCCCAAAGCGCCGTCGGGGCGAGCGAAAGAAGCTGCCAGTCTTTATCTGGTCCTACGGCGGCGGCTTCGGCATGGGCTCTGGCAGCGCCCCATTATATAACCCGACTGACTTTGTTGCTGAGAATAAGgacatcatcatggtcaGCTGGAA TTATCGCACTACTATTTTCGGCTTTCCTAATTCACCAGCCCTTACGGCCCAGAACCTGGGCGTACGTGACCAGCGCCTCGCCCTTGAGTGGCTGCGCGACAACATCGCATCCTTTGGCGGCGACCCGAAGCGAATGGTTCTTGGTGGGCAGTCTGCCGGCGCTATCTCGGCACATGCAATGACTTATGCGTATCCCCAGGATCCCATTGTGTCTGCGCTTATCCTCCAGAGTGGCACGGTCGAGCAGCTTGGGACGAAACGAGAAGGCCAGGACTTTGAGTTTGTGCGCGTCGCTCAGGCTGTCGGCTGCGCAAGCCAGGACCGGAAACAAGAGCTTGAATGTATGCGAATGGTTGACGCTGATAAGCTACAGCACGCCATCTCAAACAAGACGTTAAACGAGATCGGGTCACCGCACGGGGGAATGCCTATGGCggatgatgttgtcatgTTCACCCCAGAGGATGCCCGACGACGCTCAGAGGCAGGCAAATTCGCTCGTCTA CCCACGTTGATCGGCACAATGTTGAATGAGGCCGATTCAACCATCCCTGAGTGGGATCCAGTAAAGGGTGTCGACCGAGAGCTTAGCGACACGCTGACTATGCAAGTCTTTGAGTGCAACGTGGCTCTCGAAGCTGG ATTCCGCGCTCAACACAAGGTCCCGGTGTGGCGATATTCATACAGGGGCGTTTTCCCCGAAGTGACTCCCTATCCATGGGCGAGGGCTTACCACGCAG CTGAGACTGGCGTTCTCTTTGGAACATATGACTTGGTGAAAACCAACCCGGCGGCAAATACCAACTCGACGACAAAAGAGGCTTCCAAGTTCCTGCAGCACATGTTTGGGACATTCGTGAGGGACCCCATTCATGGCCTCGCGGACAAGTACCGAATGCCGCTCTTCCGCCCAAACACCTCAAGCTTGATTGAGCTCTTCAATGAGAACAAACCAACCTTTTCGTTGGGCATGGAGCAGAATCTGGCAACTTGTTGGTATATGACTAAGACAACTTCTGAGAAGACTACCTAG